The Virgibacillus dokdonensis genome includes a window with the following:
- the rpiA gene encoding ribose-5-phosphate isomerase RpiA, with amino-acid sequence MTHHNSGKQIVAHAALSYVQSGMTLGLGTGSTVHYFLEELKRCVREGLHIQGIPTSKQTEKLAEAYGIPLTNFSKVTKIDVSIDGADEVDPDFQLMKGGGGSLVREKIVAEAADKRLIIVDNTKRVDKLGRFPLPVEVVPFGWQKTAAYLERFGCTPVLRKVNDQPFVSDNGNYILDCAFGSIEHPKTLHEQLKQLVGVVETGLFIDMTDIVLTAKNGVVKRQIK; translated from the coding sequence AGTGGCACATGCAGCTCTTTCATATGTGCAATCTGGTATGACGTTAGGCCTTGGAACGGGTTCAACGGTTCATTACTTTTTAGAAGAATTAAAAAGATGTGTGCGTGAAGGGTTGCATATTCAGGGTATTCCGACATCCAAACAGACAGAAAAGCTAGCCGAAGCATATGGAATTCCATTAACTAATTTTTCAAAGGTGACAAAAATAGACGTATCTATTGATGGTGCGGATGAAGTCGATCCTGATTTTCAACTAATGAAAGGTGGCGGAGGTTCTTTAGTTCGAGAAAAAATTGTCGCCGAGGCGGCGGATAAACGATTAATCATTGTTGACAATACAAAAAGAGTTGACAAATTAGGGAGATTCCCTCTACCTGTTGAAGTGGTTCCATTTGGTTGGCAAAAAACAGCAGCTTATTTAGAGCGTTTTGGTTGTACGCCTGTATTACGAAAAGTGAACGACCAGCCATTTGTATCTGATAATGGAAATTATATTCTAGATTGTGCTTTTGGCTCCATCGAGCATCCTAAGACATTACATGAACAACTAAAACAGTTGGTTGGGGTGGTGGAGACAGGTTTATTTATTGATATGACCGATATAGTTTTAACGGCTAAAAACGGCGTCGTAAAAAGACAAATAAAGTGA
- a CDS encoding sugar kinase — protein sequence MEGKDVLDIITLGEAMIVFNPGSTGPLQFVNTFEKRVGGAELNLAIGCSRLGMKTGYISRLGNDEFGRYIRHFIRGEGIDTSQVELVNDYPTSLNFKERMEDGNTRTFYYRNQSPMKALTVADLDENYFKHARVLHLTGIYPAIEDSNIPVMEKAIELAKKHDVKVSFDPNIRLRMWTKEKARAVLEKILPKVDILLTGDDEMEVIMGEKNPQKIINQARELGISFVAVKLGEKGSVGYYQGQTVEAEPVKASTVVDTVGAGDGFNAGVLYGLSQNWDLNKIMQVANTVGSMVVRVVGDNEGLPYYEQVQQRLGEIERIER from the coding sequence ATGGAGGGAAAAGATGTGCTCGATATTATTACATTAGGAGAAGCAATGATTGTTTTTAACCCGGGAAGTACAGGGCCATTACAATTTGTTAATACATTTGAAAAGAGAGTTGGCGGTGCAGAGTTGAACCTTGCTATTGGCTGTTCGAGATTGGGGATGAAGACTGGATATATAAGCAGGCTAGGGAACGATGAATTCGGACGTTACATACGCCACTTTATCCGTGGAGAAGGTATAGACACCTCCCAAGTGGAGCTTGTTAACGATTACCCTACGTCCTTAAATTTTAAAGAGAGAATGGAAGACGGCAATACACGTACATTTTATTATCGTAACCAATCGCCGATGAAAGCTTTAACGGTGGCTGATTTAGATGAAAACTATTTTAAACATGCGAGAGTGCTTCACTTAACTGGTATTTACCCAGCTATTGAGGACAGTAATATTCCAGTAATGGAAAAAGCGATTGAACTGGCAAAAAAGCATGATGTAAAAGTATCGTTTGATCCTAATATTCGGCTTCGCATGTGGACAAAGGAAAAGGCACGTGCTGTTCTTGAGAAGATCTTGCCAAAAGTAGATATTTTACTAACAGGTGATGATGAAATGGAAGTTATTATGGGAGAAAAAAACCCACAAAAAATTATAAACCAAGCAAGGGAGTTAGGAATTTCATTCGTCGCGGTAAAGCTAGGCGAAAAAGGATCTGTTGGTTATTATCAAGGTCAAACTGTCGAAGCCGAGCCTGTAAAAGCTTCGACGGTCGTGGATACAGTCGGAGCAGGCGATGGTTTTAATGCCGGTGTACTTTACGGACTTTCGCAGAATTGGGATTTAAACAAAATTATGCAAGTGGCCAATACGGTCGGTTCCATGGTAGTTCGTGTTGTAGGTGACAACGAAGGGTTACCATATTA